The following are encoded together in the Capsulimonas corticalis genome:
- a CDS encoding DUF4328 domain-containing protein, with product MEQIPHIDGGVWPPPPTNAIDDGRSRMLSLLSQYRSPTVLTRWMLGCLAVAVVTDVAEAIGLLGGLSAHAFTEAISEASSFITLAAGVVFLVWIHRLYKNLTALGIANLRHSPGVAVIMFILPFINLYKPIVIVREIWRATSPQATLSIVKGRWTETPSTPLIGFWWIAYLCYNLVNTLIAVNSSNSQFETAPYEVGAALSVLSGTLLAVLALMLTERQEQRYTEIAANVSRA from the coding sequence ATGGAACAAATCCCACACATAGACGGCGGCGTTTGGCCGCCGCCGCCGACCAACGCCATCGACGATGGCCGCAGCCGCATGCTGTCTCTGCTGTCCCAATATCGATCGCCCACGGTTCTGACGCGCTGGATGCTGGGCTGCCTGGCGGTCGCCGTGGTCACGGATGTGGCCGAAGCCATCGGGCTTCTGGGCGGACTTTCGGCGCATGCGTTCACGGAGGCCATCTCTGAGGCGTCGTCCTTCATCACACTCGCCGCCGGCGTCGTGTTTCTTGTTTGGATCCACCGGCTTTACAAGAACCTCACCGCGCTGGGGATCGCCAATCTTCGGCATTCGCCCGGCGTCGCGGTCATCATGTTCATTCTGCCGTTCATCAATTTGTACAAACCCATAGTGATTGTCCGAGAGATCTGGCGCGCCACATCGCCGCAGGCGACTCTGAGCATCGTCAAAGGCCGCTGGACCGAGACACCCTCAACTCCGCTCATCGGTTTCTGGTGGATTGCGTATCTTTGCTATAACCTGGTGAACACCCTCATCGCCGTGAACTCATCCAACTCGCAATTCGAGACCGCGCCCTACGAAGTCGGGGCGGCGTTGTCCGTTCTCAGCGGAACCCTCCTGGCGGTCCTCGCGCTGATGCTCACGGAACGCCAGGAACAGCGCTACACGGAAATTGCGGCAAACGTATCGAGGGCGTAA
- a CDS encoding DUF1559 domain-containing protein, with translation MKRGFTLIELLVVIAIIAILAAILFPVFAQAREKARQISCASNEKQLALGILQYVQDYDENYPFGNESGHVWSTTPACKWDLNIAPYLKSLQVFYCPDDSMTGNAYPDWQGLGMSYGVNGLITPHWGSPTTVSVAGPMGYANENWGGNSQTPGGGGLSLAAVSQPAASILLAEQFSADIHKASPTDINATGAGDWGVFGTGTDRGSGYGNIPDGAAAAAAYPNGPNGGVSAHHAGDTLTNFAFCDGHVKAMRPTATNPNGAAHPELNMWDATR, from the coding sequence ATGAAGCGTGGATTTACATTGATTGAACTACTAGTTGTCATAGCGATCATCGCGATACTTGCCGCAATCCTTTTTCCCGTTTTCGCGCAGGCCCGAGAAAAGGCGCGCCAGATCTCCTGCGCGTCGAATGAAAAGCAATTGGCTCTGGGCATCCTTCAGTATGTCCAGGACTACGATGAGAATTACCCCTTTGGGAACGAGTCCGGCCACGTCTGGAGCACCACTCCCGCCTGCAAATGGGACCTCAACATCGCACCGTATCTCAAGAGCCTCCAGGTCTTCTATTGCCCGGACGATTCGATGACCGGAAACGCCTACCCGGACTGGCAGGGGCTCGGAATGTCGTACGGCGTCAATGGGCTGATCACGCCGCACTGGGGCTCGCCGACCACCGTCTCGGTGGCCGGACCGATGGGGTACGCCAATGAGAACTGGGGCGGAAACTCCCAGACACCGGGTGGGGGCGGTCTCAGCCTCGCCGCCGTCAGCCAGCCGGCGGCCTCCATCCTGCTCGCCGAGCAGTTCAGCGCCGATATCCATAAGGCCAGTCCGACGGATATCAACGCCACCGGCGCGGGCGATTGGGGCGTCTTCGGAACCGGCACGGACCGCGGCAGCGGGTACGGAAATATCCCGGACGGCGCCGCTGCGGCGGCGGCCTACCCGAACGGCCCGAACGGGGGCGTCTCCGCCCACCACGCCGGAGATACGCTCACGAACTTTGCCTTCTGCGACGGCCATGTGAAGGCGATGCGCCCGACGGCCACGAACCCGAACGGCGCCGCTCACCCGGAGCTGAATATGTGGGACGCGACGCGATAA
- a CDS encoding GNAT family N-acetyltransferase: MNADIQIAAQNDIEALLPMIAELYAHERIPFDEAVLRPAVAALLADRAFGFICLARVDGTPAGYLIVTFGYDIEFGGRQATVTDVYVQPAFRRRGLAGAALRFAEEKCREHGVRALELQVSDGNTPASDAYEKAGFTMSGRFVMNKRLV; encoded by the coding sequence ATGAACGCCGATATCCAAATCGCCGCGCAGAACGACATTGAAGCGCTGCTGCCGATGATCGCGGAGCTTTACGCGCACGAACGGATTCCGTTCGACGAGGCGGTTCTGCGCCCCGCCGTGGCCGCGCTGCTCGCCGACAGGGCGTTCGGTTTTATCTGCTTGGCGCGCGTAGACGGGACTCCCGCCGGGTACCTGATCGTCACGTTCGGTTACGATATCGAGTTCGGCGGGCGACAGGCGACCGTCACGGATGTTTACGTCCAGCCCGCGTTCCGCCGGCGCGGACTGGCGGGCGCCGCGCTGCGCTTCGCCGAGGAGAAATGCCGCGAGCACGGCGTCCGGGCATTGGAGCTACAGGTCTCCGACGGGAACACGCCGGCGAGCGACGCCTATGAGAAGGCGGGATTCACGATGTCCGGAAGATTTGTGATGAACAAGCGATTGGTGTGA
- a CDS encoding metallophosphoesterase family protein, which yields MRVLAMSDVHARFDQFRAAEMPAADLCVIAGDVTNLGMRSPTEMQAMADWLRTLTGVYPNVLWIPGNHDIGMSEDTLSMPGLHWVLDKTLSFDDPQTGEPMSVHGVSLSPSYETPQLMRLWERLTVDPEAEEAAYDFPYADIVLSHAPPYSLLDRAGGPHLGSRPLTRYIEKHQPKLVVCGHVHGAVGALALGRTRIFNLAKRWRLIDV from the coding sequence ATGAGAGTTCTCGCGATGTCGGATGTCCACGCGCGATTCGATCAGTTTCGCGCCGCGGAGATGCCGGCGGCCGACCTGTGCGTGATCGCGGGCGATGTGACCAACCTGGGGATGCGCAGTCCCACGGAGATGCAGGCGATGGCCGATTGGCTTCGCACGCTGACGGGAGTCTATCCCAACGTCCTCTGGATTCCCGGCAACCACGACATCGGCATGTCCGAAGACACGCTGTCCATGCCCGGCCTGCACTGGGTCCTCGACAAAACGCTGTCCTTCGACGATCCTCAGACCGGCGAACCGATGTCCGTGCACGGCGTTTCGCTCAGTCCCAGTTACGAGACGCCGCAGCTGATGCGCCTCTGGGAGCGCTTGACCGTCGATCCCGAAGCCGAAGAAGCCGCCTACGACTTCCCTTACGCCGATATCGTCCTTTCCCACGCGCCGCCCTACAGCCTGCTGGACCGCGCGGGCGGCCCCCACCTGGGATCCCGCCCGCTGACCCGGTACATCGAAAAACACCAGCCCAAACTCGTCGTCTGCGGCCATGTCCACGGCGCGGTCGGCGCCCTGGCGCTCGGCCGCACACGGATCTTCAACCTCGCCAAACGCTGGCGGCTCATCGACGTTTGA
- the pabB gene encoding aminodeoxychorismate synthase component I yields the protein MTDPTVQLEFLDFESAPRRLAFSDPVEIVSARAVSEVVPALRRVEEASAQGLWAAGYVAYEAAPAFDPALAAPHSGDLPLLWFALFSAPLTHIPESIHSESYSLGAWDEGDVEYGDAVRAIRESISAGDVYQVNHTVRRRAAFSGDDRAYWRDLVRAQGGRGYGAYLDLGDQRILSASPELFFASRGREITLRPMKGTRPRGRWREEDEALARELVRSEKERAENVMIVDLMRSDVGRIAEIGSVDVPRLFEVETYPTVLQMTSTVTARLRPEIGLTEIFGALFPCGSVTGAPKVSAMRSIARLETAPRRAYCGAIGYIAPRQSEIVFNVAIRTAIVDKARGRVELGVGSGVTWDSDPEEERAEARGKARFAETPAPPFDLLETLRLENGEYALRGRHLERLRETAGYFGIPFAHAPVDEALNALAQTLGAGSWRVRLLVNMAGATRVEYVPLPPASASAPPVALASEPISRSDRFLCHKTTRRETYERLRSARPGAFDVLLWNEENELTEFTVGNLVLESEGRLWTPSRGCGLLAGTFRAELLANGEIAERALPRAMLAEATRIWLINSVRGWVPVTLMESE from the coding sequence ATGACCGATCCGACCGTTCAGCTGGAATTCCTCGATTTTGAAAGCGCGCCGCGCCGTCTGGCGTTCTCCGATCCCGTGGAGATCGTCTCGGCGCGCGCCGTGTCCGAAGTCGTTCCCGCGCTGCGGCGCGTGGAGGAGGCGTCGGCGCAGGGCCTGTGGGCCGCCGGATATGTCGCCTATGAAGCCGCGCCCGCGTTCGACCCGGCGCTGGCGGCGCCCCACTCCGGCGATCTGCCGCTGCTCTGGTTCGCGCTCTTTTCCGCCCCTCTTACACACATTCCCGAGTCGATCCATTCGGAGAGCTATTCGCTGGGAGCCTGGGATGAAGGCGATGTGGAGTATGGCGACGCCGTCCGCGCCATTCGGGAATCGATCTCGGCGGGCGATGTTTATCAGGTGAACCATACCGTGCGCCGCCGCGCGGCGTTCTCGGGAGATGACCGGGCGTACTGGCGCGATCTGGTCCGCGCGCAGGGCGGGCGTGGTTACGGGGCGTATCTGGACCTGGGCGACCAGCGCATTTTGTCGGCCTCCCCCGAGCTATTCTTCGCATCGCGCGGCCGTGAGATCACGCTGCGGCCGATGAAAGGGACGCGGCCGCGCGGCCGGTGGCGTGAGGAAGACGAGGCGCTGGCGCGGGAGCTGGTGCGCTCGGAAAAAGAGCGCGCCGAGAACGTCATGATCGTGGACCTGATGCGCAGCGATGTCGGCCGCATCGCGGAGATCGGTTCGGTCGATGTTCCCAGGCTCTTTGAAGTCGAGACCTACCCGACGGTGCTCCAGATGACCTCCACCGTCACGGCGCGGCTGCGCCCGGAGATCGGCCTGACGGAGATCTTCGGAGCGCTGTTTCCGTGCGGCTCTGTCACCGGCGCGCCGAAGGTCAGCGCGATGCGATCGATCGCGCGTCTGGAAACGGCGCCCCGGCGGGCCTACTGCGGCGCGATCGGTTATATCGCGCCTCGTCAGTCCGAGATCGTGTTCAATGTCGCGATTCGCACGGCGATTGTCGATAAGGCGCGCGGCCGGGTGGAGCTGGGCGTCGGCAGCGGAGTCACCTGGGATTCCGATCCGGAAGAAGAGCGGGCCGAAGCGCGCGGCAAGGCGCGGTTCGCCGAGACGCCCGCGCCCCCGTTCGATCTGCTGGAGACGCTGCGTCTGGAAAATGGCGAATACGCGCTTCGTGGGCGTCATCTGGAGCGCCTGCGTGAGACGGCCGGCTACTTTGGGATTCCCTTCGCCCACGCCCCCGTGGACGAGGCGCTGAACGCCCTGGCGCAAACGCTCGGCGCCGGTTCCTGGCGCGTACGGCTTTTGGTGAACATGGCGGGGGCGACGCGCGTCGAATACGTTCCGCTGCCGCCAGCTTCGGCGAGCGCGCCGCCCGTGGCGCTGGCCTCGGAGCCCATTAGCCGTTCGGATCGATTTCTTTGCCACAAGACGACGCGACGCGAGACGTATGAGCGGCTCCGAAGCGCGCGCCCGGGCGCGTTTGACGTTTTACTTTGGAACGAAGAGAACGAACTGACGGAATTTACCGTAGGAAACTTAGTGCTAGAGAGCGAAGGGCGTCTTTGGACGCCTTCGCGCGGCTGCGGCCTGCTTGCCGGGACGTTCCGGGCCGAGCTTCTCGCCAATGGCGAGATCGCGGAGCGGGCGCTGCCGCGCGCGATGCTCGCCGAGGCCACACGGATCTGGTTGATCAACAGCGTGCGCGGGTGGGTTCCCGTGACGCTTATGGAGAGTGAATGA
- a CDS encoding DUF4328 domain-containing protein codes for MSMPPFPPSEAIAPVVWPPPPTNTANVLTDEQRRAFAQLSKYQSPIALSHWIVGSLAITFVVQFAQTACLLLGPAAAKLESITSDVSAFTAMAGGMFFLIWIRQLYQNLTFLGVPGLQYSPMSAATAFLIPIVSIYKPIKIMAEIWKATSPSSVLYFVSGHWAQTPSTPLITAWWALFTIYNSINFLIALNMDISQFKVINDEADLLFSAINGALLAILILRLTKREESRYREIYASLQN; via the coding sequence ATGTCCATGCCGCCTTTTCCGCCGTCCGAGGCGATTGCGCCAGTCGTTTGGCCGCCGCCGCCAACGAATACCGCGAATGTCCTGACCGACGAACAGCGCCGCGCGTTCGCCCAGTTGTCAAAATATCAATCCCCCATCGCGCTTTCTCATTGGATCGTTGGCTCCTTAGCCATCACTTTCGTGGTGCAGTTCGCACAGACGGCGTGTCTTCTGCTAGGGCCAGCCGCAGCGAAACTCGAAAGCATCACCTCCGATGTGTCCGCTTTTACAGCAATGGCGGGAGGGATGTTTTTCCTGATCTGGATCCGCCAGCTTTATCAGAACCTGACATTCCTCGGCGTCCCAGGACTGCAATATTCTCCCATGTCCGCGGCGACCGCGTTCCTGATCCCGATCGTCAGCATTTACAAGCCGATCAAGATCATGGCGGAGATCTGGAAGGCGACATCGCCGTCCAGCGTCCTCTATTTCGTCAGCGGCCACTGGGCGCAGACTCCATCCACGCCGCTGATCACCGCCTGGTGGGCGCTTTTCACGATCTACAATTCGATCAATTTTCTCATTGCGCTGAATATGGACATTAGCCAGTTCAAGGTGATAAATGACGAGGCAGACCTCTTGTTTTCGGCGATCAACGGCGCGCTGCTGGCAATTTTGATCCTGCGTTTGACCAAACGAGAAGAATCACGCTATAGGGAGATATACGCGAGCCTGCAAAACTAA
- a CDS encoding DUF4328 domain-containing protein: MTPTPPSESPNPGSVWPPPPTQPVAADARRPFASLIPLSRVIAVLGVLDIIGGVGVTLVKARQVALSGVPGDILLVLLAGVIFLAVFVAYRVLFLRWLFVAYKNLDVFEAAGLETTAGWAVGWIFIPVANLYRPYLTLHELYKAGTPGVDSRDEIAWQRVPSSPLIGWWWSSILIDLFLPKMVDKVLTHGITETASGILNFVLELVSITLTIVLVGSISRRQEAKAREIAPSAPSYL; this comes from the coding sequence ATGACGCCTACTCCGCCCTCAGAATCGCCCAACCCCGGATCCGTCTGGCCGCCGCCGCCCACGCAGCCGGTCGCCGCCGACGCGCGCCGGCCCTTTGCATCGCTCATCCCGCTCTCGCGCGTCATCGCGGTTCTCGGCGTGCTCGACATCATCGGCGGAGTCGGAGTCACGCTCGTCAAAGCGCGTCAGGTGGCGCTCTCCGGCGTTCCCGGAGACATCCTCCTGGTGCTGCTCGCCGGGGTGATTTTTCTCGCCGTCTTCGTCGCTTACCGGGTCCTGTTTTTGCGCTGGCTCTTTGTCGCCTACAAAAACCTCGATGTGTTCGAGGCGGCCGGCCTCGAGACCACCGCCGGCTGGGCGGTCGGCTGGATTTTCATCCCGGTCGCCAACCTCTACCGGCCCTATTTGACCCTCCACGAACTCTACAAGGCGGGAACGCCGGGCGTGGACAGTCGCGACGAGATCGCATGGCAGCGAGTCCCGTCCTCACCACTGATCGGCTGGTGGTGGTCGTCGATCCTGATCGATCTCTTCCTGCCGAAGATGGTGGACAAAGTATTGACGCACGGCATAACTGAAACCGCGTCCGGCATTCTGAACTTCGTCCTGGAATTGGTCTCGATTACCCTGACGATCGTCCTGGTCGGCTCGATCTCACGCCGCCAGGAAGCCAAAGCGCGGGAGATCGCCCCGTCCGCCCCATCGTATCTCTAG
- a CDS encoding DUF4328 domain-containing protein, translated as MEHLPPLEGSNTGGVWPPPPTNAIDDGRSRMLSLLSQYRSPVALSRWMLGFMGATVISDVSVTPLLMSGPSGKDSADTLSSLSNLPHFVAGILFLIWTYRLYKNLIVLGVSGLKFSPTIAVLMCVLPVLNLYQPVVIFGEIWRASALRETIARAGGRWKAVPSAPIIVCWWIAYLLYSVVAAILGKQEIKKATDLTPYALLGVTSLVSGTLLTIVALRLNKREEARYIEIAASLKD; from the coding sequence ATGGAACATCTTCCCCCACTCGAAGGCTCAAACACCGGCGGCGTCTGGCCGCCACCGCCGACCAACGCCATCGACGACGGCCGCAGCCGCATGCTGTCTCTGCTGTCCCAATACCGGTCTCCCGTCGCGCTTTCGCGCTGGATGCTCGGCTTTATGGGCGCTACCGTAATCTCAGACGTTTCCGTGACACCATTGCTGATGTCCGGCCCATCTGGAAAAGACTCAGCAGACACCCTATCCAGCCTCTCGAACCTCCCACATTTCGTGGCCGGGATATTGTTCTTAATTTGGACATATCGACTTTACAAAAATCTGATCGTATTGGGCGTCTCCGGCTTGAAATTTTCTCCCACGATCGCGGTATTGATGTGCGTGCTGCCGGTCCTCAATCTCTACCAGCCAGTCGTCATTTTTGGAGAGATTTGGCGCGCATCGGCATTGCGGGAGACTATCGCGCGCGCCGGTGGACGCTGGAAAGCAGTTCCGTCGGCTCCGATCATTGTGTGCTGGTGGATCGCTTACCTCCTCTACAGCGTCGTAGCCGCCATATTGGGCAAGCAGGAGATCAAAAAGGCTACGGACCTTACACCTTATGCACTGCTGGGAGTAACATCGCTCGTCAGCGGGACATTACTCACAATCGTCGCACTGCGCCTTAATAAGCGTGAAGAGGCTCGCTACATTGAGATTGCAGCGAGCCTAAAGGACTAA
- a CDS encoding GH39 family glycosyl hydrolase — translation MSVLSPEIVHRPAGSQAAPLSIAIDCAANAGPVNPFVWGVGAPDKYHWWPENKQLIARIRQAKIKLVRVNPIQLMLSTGRDPYPAPGDWVLGDMDRALKTIFDAGAQPLFVVAGLPKGVARGADAAGYLDRVDWNEYGRFLRGVVERYNVRHVLGVGRTVKYWEMWNEPSIEGDGKFATMESYGEFVKTVGGAMKSADPAISLVGPAAPWSDLSPSGWTAYAAKNLADQLDILSWHDYGPGPGHSDGDVLDWPKPHYEDNVNTVRSGAGQAFVGPDGKRYGAAITEYNISWQDGGEGYNRTYHSHLNTVYVASAIAHAMRARAAMFCVYNLAETGKNHLGMLANTDYAPYEPFHVVELLGRHFGDEMLPSSSGDPRIDCAVSQERSSGRIFAFLVNRDPGAARDLALRLDHSRLRHPAARAWSIAPEGVRSQPCAPISGAAVRYRLPPYGIVCIEVSGNLTPEPFKRQTAKGATRTARSR, via the coding sequence ATGAGCGTTTTGTCGCCAGAAATTGTCCATCGACCGGCTGGGAGCCAGGCCGCGCCGCTGTCCATCGCGATCGACTGCGCGGCGAACGCGGGTCCGGTGAACCCGTTCGTCTGGGGCGTCGGCGCGCCGGATAAGTATCATTGGTGGCCCGAGAACAAACAACTGATCGCGCGCATCCGGCAGGCGAAGATCAAACTGGTGCGGGTCAACCCCATCCAGTTGATGCTCTCCACGGGACGCGATCCCTACCCCGCCCCCGGCGATTGGGTTCTCGGCGACATGGACCGCGCGCTGAAGACGATCTTCGACGCCGGCGCGCAGCCGCTGTTCGTGGTCGCGGGGCTCCCGAAGGGCGTGGCGCGCGGCGCCGACGCCGCCGGATATCTGGACCGCGTCGATTGGAACGAGTATGGGCGCTTCCTGCGGGGCGTCGTTGAGCGATACAATGTCCGGCATGTGCTGGGAGTGGGCCGCACCGTCAAATACTGGGAGATGTGGAATGAACCGTCGATCGAAGGCGACGGCAAATTCGCCACGATGGAATCGTACGGCGAGTTCGTCAAAACGGTCGGCGGCGCCATGAAATCGGCGGATCCCGCCATTTCCCTGGTCGGGCCAGCCGCGCCGTGGTCCGATCTCAGCCCCAGCGGATGGACGGCGTACGCGGCCAAAAACCTTGCGGATCAGCTCGACATTCTTAGCTGGCACGACTACGGCCCCGGCCCGGGCCACTCCGACGGCGACGTGCTGGATTGGCCGAAGCCGCACTACGAAGACAACGTCAACACGGTGCGCTCCGGAGCAGGGCAAGCATTCGTCGGACCCGACGGGAAGCGCTACGGCGCGGCGATCACCGAATACAACATCAGCTGGCAGGACGGCGGCGAAGGCTACAACCGAACCTACCATTCTCATCTCAATACGGTCTATGTCGCCAGCGCGATCGCGCACGCGATGCGCGCCAGGGCGGCGATGTTTTGCGTGTACAACCTGGCGGAGACGGGCAAGAACCATCTGGGCATGCTTGCCAATACCGATTATGCGCCGTATGAGCCCTTCCATGTCGTCGAGCTGCTTGGCCGCCACTTCGGCGACGAAATGCTGCCGTCGTCGAGCGGCGATCCCAGGATCGACTGCGCCGTGTCCCAGGAAAGGTCGAGCGGCCGGATCTTCGCGTTTCTTGTCAATCGCGATCCCGGCGCGGCGCGCGACCTCGCGCTGCGGCTCGACCATTCGCGCCTGCGCCATCCGGCCGCGCGGGCATGGTCCATCGCGCCGGAAGGCGTCCGATCGCAGCCATGCGCGCCCATTTCGGGCGCGGCGGTCCGATACCGTCTCCCACCCTACGGTATCGTGTGCATCGAGGTTTCGGGTAACCTCACCCCTGAGCCCTTCAAACGACAAACGGCGAAGGGTGCGACGAGGACGGCAAGGAGCCGCTAG
- a CDS encoding galactosyldiacylglycerol synthase codes for MITLFDKETGEEIGPITPEQLEFLMDHLEEESSDDTDYYLTEDTIDLFEIEGADEGLVEMLRNALGDRTEFEVQWVTTGAI; via the coding sequence ATGATCACATTATTTGACAAAGAGACCGGCGAAGAAATCGGCCCGATCACTCCCGAACAGCTGGAGTTTCTGATGGACCATCTGGAGGAAGAGTCCTCCGACGATACGGATTACTATTTGACCGAAGATACAATCGATCTGTTTGAAATCGAAGGGGCCGATGAAGGCCTCGTCGAAATGCTGCGCAACGCGCTGGGCGATCGGACCGAGTTCGAAGTGCAGTGGGTCACGACGGGCGCAATTTGA
- a CDS encoding metallophosphoesterase family protein: MSDLSTTRPQLRRLHYKRLLRRGLFAFLLAALSLLGAAFIVTSFGAQTYHWRAFEIEVRIQPAARGETRLVFTPLGEVRAATHKTPLALEVSLRSVSFENLGRLIQHMPPRQDMEREFAAVARRSLTRFALREVVLGMLGALLGPLLLHVKRPGIWAASAALGGAFTGLLLYGTLRTYNPKAFEQPTYVGSLREARAVTTLVSSAFHSANALSDKLKVVAGNLNVLYGRIGDTAITPEDDSKTVRVLHISDIHNNTAAIDFVKELAQKFQVNFVVDTGDLSDYGSPVEAPLAREVGALRAPYLFVAGNHDSQTTIAAVRANPNAIILNGQPVVVDGLTVLGLPDPSSMRPGIGSVDTPLAALRDASGALAGDIARMPAPPDLVCVHNPLEEASLEGRVPVILCGHLHRAYINTVGETVICNAGTTGGAGLRYLDHREGVPLTAAILTFSRAPKPRLLWIDQVALDGALSEYSITRRTFAAAK; encoded by the coding sequence TTGAGCGATCTGAGTACGACACGCCCGCAATTGCGGCGCCTGCATTACAAGCGATTGCTGCGCCGTGGATTGTTCGCGTTTCTTCTGGCCGCGCTAAGCTTGCTTGGCGCGGCCTTTATCGTCACCAGCTTCGGCGCGCAAACCTATCACTGGCGCGCCTTTGAGATCGAGGTCCGCATCCAGCCGGCCGCGCGCGGGGAAACGCGTCTGGTCTTTACGCCGCTGGGCGAAGTGCGGGCCGCCACCCACAAAACGCCGCTGGCGCTGGAAGTCAGCCTCCGCTCGGTCTCCTTCGAAAACCTCGGGCGCCTGATCCAGCATATGCCGCCGCGTCAGGATATGGAGCGGGAGTTCGCCGCCGTCGCCCGGCGCAGCCTCACACGCTTCGCGCTGCGCGAAGTGGTGCTGGGGATGCTCGGCGCGCTGCTGGGGCCGCTGCTGCTGCACGTCAAACGCCCCGGGATCTGGGCCGCCTCGGCGGCGCTCGGCGGCGCGTTCACCGGCCTGCTGCTCTACGGCACGCTGCGCACCTACAACCCCAAAGCCTTCGAACAGCCGACTTATGTGGGATCCCTGCGCGAAGCGCGGGCGGTCACCACGCTTGTCAGCAGCGCGTTCCATAGCGCCAACGCGCTTTCGGACAAGCTGAAGGTCGTCGCCGGAAATCTCAATGTCCTGTATGGCCGTATCGGGGACACCGCCATTACGCCCGAGGACGACAGCAAGACCGTACGCGTCCTGCACATCTCCGATATCCACAATAACACGGCGGCCATCGACTTCGTGAAGGAGCTGGCGCAGAAGTTCCAGGTGAATTTCGTCGTCGACACCGGCGATCTCAGCGACTACGGCTCTCCCGTCGAAGCGCCGCTGGCGCGCGAGGTGGGCGCATTGCGCGCGCCGTATCTGTTCGTCGCCGGCAACCACGATTCGCAGACAACCATCGCGGCGGTGCGCGCCAACCCGAACGCGATCATCCTGAACGGGCAGCCGGTGGTCGTCGACGGCCTGACCGTGCTAGGGCTTCCCGATCCAAGCTCGATGCGCCCGGGGATCGGCAGCGTGGACACGCCGCTGGCCGCGCTGCGCGACGCTTCGGGAGCGCTCGCGGGCGATATCGCCCGCATGCCCGCGCCGCCCGATCTCGTCTGCGTCCACAATCCGCTGGAAGAAGCCTCGCTGGAGGGGCGCGTTCCCGTCATCCTCTGCGGCCACCTGCACCGCGCGTACATCAATACAGTCGGAGAGACGGTGATCTGCAACGCCGGCACCACCGGCGGCGCCGGCCTGCGCTATCTCGACCACCGCGAGGGCGTGCCGCTCACGGCCGCGATCCTCACGTTCTCACGCGCGCCCAAGCCCAGGCTGCTCTGGATCGACCAGGTGGCGCTCGACGGCGCCCTCAGCGAATACTCCATTACCCGGCGCACGTTCGCGGCGGCGAAATAA